The following proteins come from a genomic window of Vicia villosa cultivar HV-30 ecotype Madison, WI unplaced genomic scaffold, Vvil1.0 ctg.002011F_1_1, whole genome shotgun sequence:
- the LOC131637478 gene encoding very-long-chain aldehyde decarbonylase GL1-9-like, whose translation MVFWEGYVSDEVMGTFAPIVVYWIYAGFYHLLPPLDKYRLHTTRDEGEKNLVPFKAVVKGVLLQQLVQAIVALILLTTTSNASGITVQPSITKQIIQIVIAMFVMDTWQYFVHRYMHQNKFLYRHIHSQHHRLVVPYAIGALYNHPIEGLLLDTVGGAISFLVSGMTARTAVIFFCFAVVKTVDDHCGLWLPGNIFHLFFQNNTAYHDIHHQLQGLKYNYSQPFFPIWDKLLGTYMPFNLVKRAEGGFEARPAKD comes from the exons ATGGTTTTCTGGGAAGGGTATGTGAGTGATGAAGTGATGGGAACGTTTGCTCCTATTGTGGTTTATTGGATATATGCTGGATTTTATCACTTGCTTCCGCCGTTAGATAAGTATCGGTTGCATACTACGAGAGATGAGGGAGAGAAGAATTTGGTGCCTTTTAAAGCTGTTGTGAAAGGTGTTTTGCTTCAGCAGCTTGTTCAGGCGATTGTTGCACTCATCTTG TTGACGACAACATCAAATGCATCAGGGATTACGGTGCAGCCTTCTATCACCAAGCAAATTATTCAGATTGTTATTGCCATGTTTGTGATGGATACATGGCAGTACTTTGTGCACCGGTACATGCATCAGAACAAGTTTCTGTACCGCCATATTCACTCCCAGCATCATAGACTGGTTGTTCCATACGCAATAGGAGCCCTTTACAATCACCCTATCGAGGGTCTTCTACTCGACACCGTTGGCGGAGCCATCTCATTTCTTGTCTCAGGCATGACTGCGAGAACGGCCGTTATATTCTTCTGCTTTGCAGTTGTGAAAACCGTCGACGACCACTGTGGACTATGGTTGCCCGGGAATATCTTCCATTTATTTTTCCAGAATAACACGGCGTATCATGACATTCATCATCAACTACAAGGACTgaaatacaattattcacaacCGTTCTTTCCCATATGGGATAAACTTCTTGGGACATACATGCCTTTCAATCTTGTAAAGCGAGCCGAAGGGGGTTTTGAAGCAAGGCCAGCAAAGGACTAG